The DNA window CGCTCCGCTCACGAAGACACTCCTCGCTCGCTTCGCGTTGCTCCGCTCGCTCGTCGGCCCGGAAAATCTCCGATTTTCCGGAGAGAGTGCTAGCAACCAGTGGTTGTGTCGATTGCTGACTTCTGGTGATTGTGTCAACTGCAACAGTCCACATCGAAGCCATCGCCTTTTTCCATTCCAACCGCTTTTCCCCACTCATGAGCGATACGGACGACGTAGATTTGGACCAGTTCTTCCGCGACGTGGACAAGGTGTACAGCGAGTACGACAACGGCTACATGGACGCGGATGCCGCGCTGTCGGTCATCGACGACCATCTCGAAGCGCTCCGCGCACAGGTCAAGTAACCGAAGCGAAGAATTATCCTCCCCCGTTACGTGGTCTCCGGCGTATGACCGGCTTTTCGGACAGGGTTGAGCACGTATCGATAAGCGGCATTCGGAAGGTGTTCGAGGCGGCGGGCGAGGACGCTATCAATCTCGGACTCGGGCAACCGGACTTCCCGACACCGGACCACGCTCGGGAGGCGGCGCTCGAAGCCATCGAATCGGGGGCGACGGACGCCTACACGTCGAACAAGGGGATTTCCCAACTTCGTGAGGCCATCAGCGCGAAACACGAACGGGACAACGACCTCGTGGTCCCGCCGGAGAACATCATCGCCACGGCGGGCGGGAGCGAGGCGCTCCACATCGCCCTCGAAGCGCACGTCGGCGCGGGCGAGGAGGTCATCTTCCCCGACCCCGGTTTCGTCGCCTACGACGCCCTGACGCACATCGCTGGCGGAACGCCGAAACCGGTCCCGCTCCGCGAGGACTTGACCCTCAACCCCGCGACGGTCGAGGAGAACATCACCGACGACACCGCGGCCTTCGTCGTCAACAGCCCCGGCAACCCGACCGGCGCGGTGTCGAGCGAGGAGGACATGCGTGAGTTCGCCCGCATCGCGGACGAACACGACGTGCTCTGCATCTCGGACGAGGTGTACGAACACATAGTCTTCGAGGGCGAGCACTACTCGCCGATGCAGTTCGCCGAGACGGACAACGTGGTCGTGGTCAACGCCTGCTCGAAGACCTACTCGATGACCGGGTGGCGACTCGGCTGGGTCGCCGGAAGCGAGCGCCGAATCGAGCGCATGCTTCGCGTCCACCAGTACGTGCAGGCCTGTGCGAGCGCCCCGGCGCAGTTCGCGGCGTTGGGCGCGCTCACCGGCCCACAGGACCCCGTGGACGAGATGGTCGCCGCCTTCGAGGAGCGCCGCGACGTACTCCTCGACGGGTTGTCCGACATCGGCCTCGAAACGCCGACGCCGCAAGGTGCGTTCTACGCCATGCCGAAAGTCCCCGAGGGATTCGTGGACGAGGTGCTCGACCGCGGCGCGGTCATCGTCCCCGGCGAAGCCTTCGGCGAGCACGGCGAGGGCTACGCTCGAATCTCCTACGCGACGAACGTCGAGGAACTCGAAGCCGCGCTCGAAATCATGGGCGAGGCGGCGGACGCTATTCGCTGAATTTTCCGATTTCTCCCGGCCTGAGACTTTATCATCGCGGGCGTTGTGAATCGATTCGATGCCCATCTCGCGCCACGGTTCCGGCGTGGTCCCCGCAGCACGTGCAGTCGCATCGCAGGTGCATCCGGTGTTCATGCTCCCTCCCGTCGCCGCCTCGTGGTTCGGCAGCATGCTGGCCGGACACTTCTCGCTGGTGACGGGACTCCTCCACATGACCGCCATCTTCGCGGCCGTCTACACGGCCCACGTCAAGGACGGCTACGTGGATTTCTACTTTCGGGGCGAGGACGACGATCATCCGATTACCGAGCGGGGCTGTAAACTCCTGCTCGCCGCGGCGGGTGCACTGTTCGCGGCGTGTCTCGCGGGACTCTGGCTCACCGTCGGCATCGGCGCGGTCCTCATCACGCTCCCGACGTGGTTCATCGGCTACCTCCACGCGCCGCAACTCGACACGAACCCCGTCACGACGACGACGGGCTATCCGCTCGGTATCGCGCTCTCCATCCTCGGCGGCTACTACGTTCAGACGGGGACGCTCTCGCCCGTCGCGCTGGCGTTCGCGTTCGTCTTCCTCGTCCTCCTCTCGGGCGTGAAGGTCATCGACGACGCGCAGGATTACGAGTACGACCGCTCCATCTCGAAGCGAACCGTCGCGGTCGTCCTCGGCAGAAATCGCGCCCGGATCGCGGCCTACGGACTCATTCTGACCGCGCTCCTCTGCGTACTCGGATTTTCGGTGGCGCGGGTGTTCCCGCCGAGTTCCGCTCTCGCGGTGCTGGCCTTCGGCGTCGTGGCCGGAATCGCGTACCGGAGCGGACCGGAACTCGCCACGATGTTGCTCATTCGAGGGTCCTACGTCTTCCTCGCGCTGTTGCTAACGGCGGTGTGGTTTCGACCGCTCTCATGAGCCAACGGTCGAACCGCGAGACTGGGTTCACTTTCCTCGTCGATGAGTGCCGTGCTCGACGAATCGTCCCACGACCGCGTTCGATCGTTTCGAATTGGACAGTCCGATAGCAGTGCTCTATATCCCCGTTCGACTCCTCCGTCTAGATGGGTGGGATAGAATGGCATCGACACACCAGAGCAACGTTGAGACGGTACGGACGGTGTACGAGGGATTCAACGAGGGCGACCTCGAATCGGTTCTGGCCACGATGGCCGAGAACGTCGAATGGGTCGAACCAGTGGGGTTCGTCTTCGCCGGGACCTACCACGGCCCCGATGCAGTGCGGGAGAACGTCTTCGTTCCGGCCATGGAACGATTCGAGTCGTTTCGGGTCGAACCGGACCGGTTCATCGACGGCGGTGATACGGTCGTCGCCGTGGGGACGTTCCATGCGACGACTGAAGACGGCGAGCGAATAGAGAGTCCGTTCGCACACGTCAACGAGCTACACGACGGCCACATCACCCGGTTTGTGAACTATACGGACACCGCCCTGTGGCGGTAGGCGGTCGACGTGTGGCTCCACGAATCGGCACACTACCGGGCGGACGAGGGTTGCGCGCGATGAGCCCGATACCGCAACCCACCCGCGTTTCGTTACCACTTCGACCTGCCGAGCCAATCGTATCGACGGAGGCCACTACGGACCGCTCGTTTCTCGAACGTCCGCATCGACACCGCGCAACCGAATCGGACACCTGACTGAAGTAACGCTTACGCCCCCGCTCCCCGTTTTGTAACCGTACCCGTGACCGACCGACCAGTAACTGAAGACAAAGCCTACGCCTATATCACCCGCAGCGGTGCTCAGTTCCGCCAACTGCTCGTGTTCGAACACGCCAACGAGGACGCGGGCGTGCAGGTACCGAAAGGAACCATCGAGGACGGGGAGGACCCCCGCGAAGCCGTCGTCCGAGAGGTGCGAGAGGAGAGCGGGTTGACCGAATTCGACTCGATCCGACCGCTCTCGACCGACGTGTGGAATCACCACGAGAAGCCGAAAGCGTATCGTCGCCACTTCTTCCACCTCGTCGCGAACGTGGAGCGCGACGAATGGCGTCACACGGTCACCGGCAGCGGCGAGGACAACGGCGTCGTCTACAGCTACTTCTGGGTTCCTCCCGGCGCGTGTTCGCTCGCCCGGGACATGGACGACTACATCGAGCGAATTTTGGATTAATCGCGGTCCAGAGACTGGCACCGGTCAACCCACAGTCGTTCGAAGGTCGCGTTCGTGACGACCCGCCCAGTGAGGTCGGAAATCTCGGTGACATCTTCGCTTTTGCACCACGAGACGCATCGTTCGTACGTCCCCATCGAAATATCGTCCGTGTCCCGGACGACGCGGAGTTCGTCCGCACCGGTGAGATGGGCGGCGAAGGTGCGCGCGTGTGTCCGTCCGTGAACGTCCATCTGTCGTCGAATTTCCGAACCGGGAGCGGGTCGTAGTTCGGCGCGTCGAAGTCGAACCACTGCGTCACGAGCGAGAGTTTCAAACCGTCGAGGTACAGCTGACTCGGTTGAACCGCCGTGAGCGGGAGGGTAAACGAATCGGCTACTGGGGAGCCCATCACGACCGTATGTCAACGCTTATCCACGAAAATACCGTGGATGAACGCATGCCCGAACTGACCCACGACGACGCTATCGTCAACGGCGTCCGTCTCCACTACGTCGAGGCCGGAGACGGACCGCTCGTCCTCCTCCTCCACGGCTTTCCCGAGTTCTGGTACTCGTGGCGCGAGCAGATTCCGGCGCTCGCGGCGGCGGGATATCACGTCGTCGCGCCCGACATGCGCGGCTACAACGATTCGGAGAAACCGCACGGCGTCGATGCGTATCGGACGGACGAGCTGGTCGCCGACGTGACCGGCCTCATCGACCACTTCGGGGAGGAGACGGCCCACGTCGTCGGACACGACTGGGGCGGTGCCGTGGCGTGGCAGGTCGGTATCGACCGCCCCGAGCGCGTGGACAAACTCGCCGTCCTGAACGCTCCACATCCGGGTCGGTTCCGGGAGGTGCTTCGAACGCCGTCGCAACTCCGACGGTCGTGGTACATATTCTTCTTCCAACTGCCGTGGCTTCCCGAACTGTTCCTGTCCGCCCGCGGGTACGAGTCCATCGAGAACATCTTCACGGATACCCCGACGAATCCGGATGCGTTCACTGAGGACGACGTTCGGCGCTACGTCGAGGCCGCCGCGAAACCGGGGGCGTTGACCGGCTCCATCAACTACTACCGGGCGCTGTTCCGGCAGAGCGTTCCGACCCAGCTTCGGTCCCTCGTCGGCGGGTCGAACGACTCGTTCGACGTGCGAGTTCCGACCATGCTGATTTGGGGGACGGAGGATTTCGCCCTCGGAAACGAACTGACCGAGGGGCTGGACCGGTGGATTCCAGACCTCCGAATCGAGCGACTGCCGGGTGCCAGCCACTGGGTACAAAACGACAGGCCGGAGCGAGTGAGCGACCTGCTGGTCGAGTTCTTCGCGGAGTAGCGCGAGAGTCGTCGAAATCCGACGACCTACGTTTTCGCCGCG is part of the Haladaptatus paucihalophilus DX253 genome and encodes:
- a CDS encoding pyridoxal phosphate-dependent aminotransferase — translated: MTGFSDRVEHVSISGIRKVFEAAGEDAINLGLGQPDFPTPDHAREAALEAIESGATDAYTSNKGISQLREAISAKHERDNDLVVPPENIIATAGGSEALHIALEAHVGAGEEVIFPDPGFVAYDALTHIAGGTPKPVPLREDLTLNPATVEENITDDTAAFVVNSPGNPTGAVSSEEDMREFARIADEHDVLCISDEVYEHIVFEGEHYSPMQFAETDNVVVVNACSKTYSMTGWRLGWVAGSERRIERMLRVHQYVQACASAPAQFAALGALTGPQDPVDEMVAAFEERRDVLLDGLSDIGLETPTPQGAFYAMPKVPEGFVDEVLDRGAVIVPGEAFGEHGEGYARISYATNVEELEAALEIMGEAADAIR
- a CDS encoding UbiA family prenyltransferase; the protein is MPISRHGSGVVPAARAVASQVHPVFMLPPVAASWFGSMLAGHFSLVTGLLHMTAIFAAVYTAHVKDGYVDFYFRGEDDDHPITERGCKLLLAAAGALFAACLAGLWLTVGIGAVLITLPTWFIGYLHAPQLDTNPVTTTTGYPLGIALSILGGYYVQTGTLSPVALAFAFVFLVLLSGVKVIDDAQDYEYDRSISKRTVAVVLGRNRARIAAYGLILTALLCVLGFSVARVFPPSSALAVLAFGVVAGIAYRSGPELATMLLIRGSYVFLALLLTAVWFRPLS
- a CDS encoding nuclear transport factor 2 family protein, with the translated sequence MASTHQSNVETVRTVYEGFNEGDLESVLATMAENVEWVEPVGFVFAGTYHGPDAVRENVFVPAMERFESFRVEPDRFIDGGDTVVAVGTFHATTEDGERIESPFAHVNELHDGHITRFVNYTDTALWR
- a CDS encoding NUDIX hydrolase; amino-acid sequence: MTDRPVTEDKAYAYITRSGAQFRQLLVFEHANEDAGVQVPKGTIEDGEDPREAVVREVREESGLTEFDSIRPLSTDVWNHHEKPKAYRRHFFHLVANVERDEWRHTVTGSGEDNGVVYSYFWVPPGACSLARDMDDYIERILD
- a CDS encoding alpha/beta fold hydrolase, with translation MSTLIHENTVDERMPELTHDDAIVNGVRLHYVEAGDGPLVLLLHGFPEFWYSWREQIPALAAAGYHVVAPDMRGYNDSEKPHGVDAYRTDELVADVTGLIDHFGEETAHVVGHDWGGAVAWQVGIDRPERVDKLAVLNAPHPGRFREVLRTPSQLRRSWYIFFFQLPWLPELFLSARGYESIENIFTDTPTNPDAFTEDDVRRYVEAAAKPGALTGSINYYRALFRQSVPTQLRSLVGGSNDSFDVRVPTMLIWGTEDFALGNELTEGLDRWIPDLRIERLPGASHWVQNDRPERVSDLLVEFFAE